ggaatcaatgtgtgcgtctgtgtacatgtacataacatatttgtttgtgtattgtttacagataagcactgttgccattgcccattttgcatgcatgcttatggaaacatcaactttttccaatttagtttttgatgttgtaaaaggctggaattaatattaaataaatataaacagattacatatttataatctacacctttacataattatttcgaattattttcacaattttttacactttaattaggtgtttttgcataaaactgcaaacggtcaaaaattagcgcacaaaaattttctaggcaactctgtctagtgagagagcgatcagctgacacgttcttacggaaaaatccaaattgttttgatttctacgttccgggctacatacgtacgggcgttgcacgtcggtgagtttttgtTTACATTGTACACACATAAGATAGGTcgtatcagctgacacgtttttcgtacgtacgttcgtgagtaatgcggcagttatgttatgtacatgtacacagacgcacacattgattcctacgggcttgagagttcggtcaaacgtgcttcgtacgacgcataatgcggcagttagtcaagaacgtacgtaccaaaaacgtgtcagctgacacgacctatcttatgagtgtgcaatgtaaacgaaaactcaccgacgtgtaacgcccgtacgtacgtagcccggaaagtagaaatcaaaacaattttgattttttccgtaagaacgtacagctgatcgctctctcacaagacagagttgcctagtaaacgtttgtgtgctatgtttggaccaattgcagttattagacaaaaaggcctaatgattgtttaaaattttgatgaaatatcctaaaattattatataaaatggGATGTTACAAGTAAATGAGCTAGAAAttgttattcagtatttgtttctgccatttggaccatgaaaaattgcaattccaaaagttgatgtttgcataagcatgcatgcaaactggtcaatggcaacagtgctttgctgtaaacaatacacacacaaatatgttatgtacatgtacacagacgcacacattgactcctacgggcttgagggttcggtcaaacgtgtttcgtacgacaaacgtccgtacgtacggcacacgtcggtgggtaactgccgcattacactCGTTTTAAAATCGGTCGTTATTATCTCCAGACGCATGCACAGAGCGTATAAACACATctaatgtgtgcgtctgtgtacatgtacataacatatttgtgtgtgtattttttacagataagcacttttgccattgaccattttgcatgcatgtttatcgaaaatcaactttttccaatttaatttttgatgttgtaaaaggctggaattaatattaattatatataaatagattacatatttataatctgcacttttacataattatttcgaattattttcacaattattCAAACTTTAAATAGGTGTTTTTGTAtaagactgcaaacggtcaaaaattagcgcacaaaagtttactgggcaactctgtctagtgagagagcgatcagctgacacgttcttacggaaaaaatcaaaattgttttgatttctacgttccgggctacgtacatacgggcgttgcacgtcggtgagttttcgtttacattgcacactcataagatatgtcgtgtcagctgacacgttgttggtacgtacgttcgtgagtaactgccgcattaggcaTTCATCCATCTCCATcgtaattgtaaaaaaaaaaacagctgacaAAACAGTGCTGCCAAACTTTTGCGCAAACTTGTGTATTGTTCACATTTTTTACTCCTTCCAAATAATATtccttttcaaataaatacatacatacaaccatGTGCGATCTTTGGAATGATTTTGAACTTAAAAAGCCTCCTCAAGTTACATTAAAGGTGCCAAATAAAAAAGCACCAAATGGTAAGCACGTGCCCCCtaaatttggaaatattttacAAGACAGTACACTGCCTCGTTTTTATCAAGAACTATTGAAGGGTATATCAAAAGACGcgctggtaatagtctagttgaggggtcgactgctaatacgctaccaaaaatatcgagacaggtgtcaaacgacgcgtcttgacatcagtattaataatccgaaggcggaaaataaaaattttaacacgttcaaaagatattaacgaaaaaccgaaaaaagacccgcgggtacctccgaaaccgggggtcggatccatagtatttttgcgcagaacacctttctgcgttggcggccttcggccgcgattataaaaaataaccctgggctacgccatgccaagtccgggtgtgtggtataaccgtggctaccgccacggtgatgcacaatttttttttggaggtacaaacacaacaacaaccacatggaaatcgccaacttcaaatgcaaatatctccggacagagataaaatttttcttttccgccatcggattattgttctcgagattaatacgcgtcgtttgacacctctctcgatatttttggtagcgtattaacagtcgacccctcaactagactattaccgacgCGCTTTGATCGATTCGATTCGTTTTTAGAATCGGGaaacgaaaatttaaaatttctaatgtggttgttgttttttgccagatttgggtcctgggtccaaagcgcgtttCAGcaattgtgagctaaagtaaagaattcaTTTGTTGTACATTCTTAAGCTGAAAGGTGGTCTGTgcggatataaaaaaaaatgtagatcgGGCTCCTGATTTCGGACCCTCACGGCGTAATTCTTCGGTTTCTTTAATTAAATTGGGTAGTGCACCGTCTTGCAAAACGTTACGCTAGATTTtgcctattattattattatcacacaGTGCAACGTCTTCAAAGTGCCATCTATCAATACTTCCGCCGACACCGGCCACAGGAAACAGAGTTTGCAGAAGCAGCTGCACTACTTGGCAGATTAATGGGACGCCGAAAAAGTTCATTTCGCAGTATGATAGGATTTCGTGCTGTTAAGAAGTGCAACACAGCAACCTGTAGGTTACTGCGAATCGACATTACCCGCGAGTTAGAACTATTTCAGGGCTCATTGCCTGACTTTAACCTAAATTCTGCCAAAACTTTGGAATTACCAACAAGGAACAGTTTCGATTATGTATTAATACGTTTACTAAATGTGCATGGAGTTTATCAAAGAATACGAGAATGCTGCAAACAAGCGGCGGAGTACTTTACCAAAATGATGCGCAACAACTTTTTTATGGAAACAAGCACACTTTTATTGGCAGTTTTAGCAAAGCTATATAGTTTAAGTGCATTATTGGATAGCAAATGTGTTGAGCTTTACAATCAAATGCAACCAATGCGAACAAAATTTCCTTTAGCTGAAAGAAGCACACATCATGAATTTGATTTGCCAGAGAAAATTGAACGATTACAAGATAATCAACCGCTTGAAATACCTAAAACAGAAGAAACCTTAGTCAGCTTAGTAAAAAAAAGCGATGATACTACTGTAAAGCAAACACCACAATCTCTAACAGCAACACACAGTATAAAGAAGTTAAAAATGCACCAAAGAATAGATTTGGGCGTTGAAGTGAGCAGAGAATCAGTTACAAAAAAAGTTCATTGTAAAACATTCAATGTAGAACGTGAATTAGCAACTGTAGATGCTACAAAGTGTTTTATAGAAACTGAAAATGTGTCGAGGAAGCAGTCTTTGAAACAAAGCATAACTAAAAATATATTACCACATGAATGGATTGGTGCAACACGCCTCTTTCAACGTAAATTATTAGCTAATGATGACAAAAAAGCTTTGagtatttttaagaaatttattaTGACCAAGATCTCTTAATACAAATTActtgtgtatatatgtagatacgcCAATGATTAATTAAACCAATGAGCCGCACACCGTGGATGACACAGTACGTATCACTCTACGATTTTGTGGTTGAAATTTCTGAAAAGTAacgatatgtttttgttttagagAATTTGTACAATTAAGATGTGATCATAATGTATGATCACTTAAGTTCCATGTATTTGAATTTGGTGGCTATTGTGACGAAATGAGCCATAACCTTCAAACCAGTTTAAGCGACAAACTGAATAATGCTGAATATTTgggcaaaaggaa
The Eurosta solidaginis isolate ZX-2024a chromosome 5, ASM4086904v1, whole genome shotgun sequence DNA segment above includes these coding regions:
- the LOC137253098 gene encoding uncharacterized protein; its protein translation is MCDLWNDFELKKPPQVTLKVPNKKAPNVQRLQSAIYQYFRRHRPQETEFAEAAALLGRLMGRRKSSFRSMIGFRAVKKCNTATCRLLRIDITRELELFQGSLPDFNLNSAKTLELPTRNSFDYVLIRLLNVHGVYQRIRECCKQAAEYFTKMMRNNFFMETSTLLLAVLAKLYSLSALLDSKCVELYNQMQPMRTKFPLAERSTHHEFDLPEKIERLQDNQPLEIPKTEETLVSLVKKSDDTTVKQTPQSLTATHSIKKLKMHQRIDLGVEVSRESVTKKVHCKTFNVERELATVDATKCFIETENVSRKQSLKQSITKNILPHEWIGATRLFQRKLLANDDKKALSIFKKFIMTKIS